One part of the Bacteroidia bacterium genome encodes these proteins:
- a CDS encoding ABC transporter ATP-binding protein — MLDAKDIHKSYGKLSVLKGVSISLMSGEVVSLVGSSGAGKSTLLQILGTLDNMDSGELLFEGVDVAKMSKKQKAAFRNEELGFVFQFHHLLPEFTAMENVCIPGFIHGTAQEELEERGNMLLTRLGLGERLDHKPSALSGGEQQRVAVARALINKPKLILADEPSGNLDSQNSRDLYNMMYELAKTTGTTILLATHDMDLASKTDRTLRIEDGLIIQN, encoded by the coding sequence ATGCTTGACGCTAAAGACATACATAAATCCTACGGCAAACTTTCTGTCCTAAAAGGGGTAAGCATTTCTCTCATGAGTGGAGAAGTTGTATCTCTGGTAGGTAGCTCCGGAGCAGGTAAAAGTACCTTGCTTCAGATCCTCGGTACCCTCGACAATATGGATTCGGGAGAACTCTTGTTTGAAGGAGTGGATGTAGCGAAAATGAGCAAAAAGCAGAAAGCCGCTTTCAGAAATGAAGAATTGGGCTTTGTTTTTCAGTTTCATCACCTTTTGCCGGAATTCACCGCAATGGAAAATGTCTGCATTCCAGGCTTTATTCATGGTACGGCTCAGGAGGAATTGGAAGAAAGAGGCAATATGTTGCTGACTCGTTTGGGTTTGGGCGAAAGACTGGATCATAAGCCCAGTGCCTTATCCGGGGGAGAGCAACAAAGAGTAGCAGTCGCCAGAGCATTAATCAATAAGCCTAAACTGATTCTTGCGGATGAGCCAAGTGGGAACCTGGATTCTCAAAATAGTCGTGATCTCTACAACATGATGTATGAGTTAGCCAAAACGACTGGAACCACCATTCTTCTCGCCACACACGATATGGATTTGGCAAGTAAGACCGATCGCACCCTGCGTATAGAGGACGGTCTGATCATTCAGAATTAA
- a CDS encoding patatin-like phospholipase family protein, which produces MKRALVLSGGGANGAFQFGALKYIHEELQIKNPDFNFDIIAGVSVGALNGTMIAMDKYWQLSKIWNSPNLQKLIFQGSLEMFSILRSLVSRDKAILNNEPLFRLLQRYVRLEDLSTSPCDLRIGSVSLRDGTFRTLRPKDFETDIEFQKAILASTSIPLLWAPQEQIETKAGILYDMVDGSIRDTSPLGQVVHDQPDEVVIINCTSRKLPLEKDLESGRNIFTIARRALVDIAIDEIFVNDLREYLTINDLVKQAKEQAPDIKLYRTSVVSGKKVELHAFNTILIEPQVYMGSILDFHPEKVQWRIEQGYQTAKAAIETYMQEADKNPS; this is translated from the coding sequence ATGAAACGGGCTTTGGTACTGAGTGGCGGAGGGGCAAATGGAGCCTTCCAATTTGGAGCACTCAAATACATTCACGAGGAACTACAAATTAAGAACCCCGATTTCAATTTTGATATCATCGCGGGGGTCTCAGTAGGTGCGCTCAATGGCACCATGATCGCCATGGACAAATACTGGCAACTCTCCAAAATCTGGAATTCCCCCAATCTTCAAAAACTCATTTTCCAGGGCAGTCTGGAGATGTTTTCCATATTGAGGAGTCTGGTTTCCCGGGATAAAGCCATTCTAAATAATGAGCCCCTCTTTAGACTACTCCAACGATATGTACGTCTCGAGGACCTAAGTACAAGTCCCTGTGATTTGCGGATTGGATCGGTTTCCCTCAGAGATGGAACCTTTCGGACTTTGCGACCCAAAGATTTCGAGACAGATATCGAATTTCAAAAAGCCATCCTCGCTTCTACTTCCATTCCGCTTTTGTGGGCTCCTCAGGAACAAATAGAAACCAAAGCCGGCATCTTATATGATATGGTAGATGGCAGCATACGTGATACCAGCCCCCTGGGTCAGGTGGTCCATGATCAACCGGATGAGGTGGTGATTATCAATTGCACCTCTCGAAAGTTGCCTCTGGAAAAAGACCTGGAATCAGGAAGAAATATTTTCACCATTGCCAGAAGGGCATTGGTAGACATCGCGATCGATGAAATATTTGTGAATGATCTCCGCGAATACCTGACCATCAATGACCTCGTAAAGCAAGCCAAAGAACAGGCCCCGGATATCAAACTTTATCGCACAAGTGTGGTAAGTGGTAAAAAAGTCGAATTGCATGCGTTCAATACGATTCTAATCGAACCTCAAGTCTATATGGGAAGCATTTTGGATTTCCATCCGGAAAAGGTTCAATGGAGAATAGAACAAGGTTATCAAACCGCGAAAGCTGCTATAGAAACTTATATGCAGGAAGCAGATAAAAATCCCTCCTGA
- a CDS encoding pentapeptide repeat-containing protein, whose product MKAQLLILICITCISTQIFGQITVSEVEKKLRMGESLEGMDLRNMDLRGLNLDGANLSKARLNGADLRAASIRRAHLHKADLRGAKLDSVDFNATNLQDVRFPKGEISHLNLNRANLSNTDLRGTHFLKSSYKYADFQGANLAGSRLGGTFFYANFSHAKLKNANLSNADLRGVKFHQADLQEANLSKANLDGSEFYHARMNKCDLSGVSIKGADFSKAIMEGVKLKEDEKLLARLKKQGGIL is encoded by the coding sequence ATGAAAGCGCAACTGTTGATCCTTATTTGCATCACCTGTATTTCTACCCAAATTTTTGGACAGATAACCGTATCCGAAGTAGAGAAAAAGCTTCGGATGGGAGAATCCCTGGAAGGGATGGATTTGAGAAATATGGACCTTCGTGGATTAAACCTGGATGGTGCCAATCTAAGTAAAGCCCGGCTCAATGGAGCTGATTTGCGAGCTGCCAGCATTCGCAGGGCCCATTTGCACAAAGCTGATTTGCGGGGAGCAAAGCTGGATAGTGTGGATTTCAATGCCACAAATTTGCAAGATGTCCGTTTCCCCAAAGGAGAAATTTCTCACCTAAATCTCAACCGCGCAAATTTATCGAATACTGACCTGAGAGGGACTCACTTTCTCAAATCCAGCTATAAGTATGCTGATTTTCAGGGAGCAAATCTGGCCGGATCTCGTTTGGGAGGTACTTTCTTCTATGCCAATTTTAGCCATGCCAAGCTAAAGAACGCAAATCTGTCAAATGCAGACCTGCGAGGAGTCAAGTTCCATCAAGCGGATCTTCAGGAAGCAAATCTCTCCAAGGCCAATCTGGATGGCAGTGAGTTCTATCACGCACGGATGAATAAATGTGACTTAAGTGGGGTCAGTATCAAAGGAGCAGATTTCTCCAAAGCGATTATGGAAGGGGTAAAGCTCAAGGAAGATGAAAAGCTGCTGGCTCGCCTGAAGAAGCAGGGAGGCATATTGTAG
- a CDS encoding DUF6787 family protein, giving the protein MSMKETEPNKLPEEGGKVEKPKGWDYVIILTVFALTGTTAAVVPRYLMPYTGLEKGFLYYLIYFIVITPIYIVLLRIYSFLFGKAAYFRVVEKRIFGGFTKWFRKSE; this is encoded by the coding sequence ATGTCGATGAAAGAAACAGAACCCAATAAACTGCCGGAAGAAGGAGGAAAAGTGGAAAAACCCAAAGGCTGGGATTATGTTATCATCCTTACTGTTTTTGCCTTGACTGGTACGACAGCCGCTGTAGTTCCACGCTATCTGATGCCATATACGGGCCTGGAAAAGGGATTTTTGTATTACCTGATCTATTTCATCGTCATTACCCCCATCTACATCGTTTTGCTCCGTATCTATTCTTTTCTTTTTGGGAAAGCAGCCTATTTCCGTGTAGTTGAAAAGAGGATTTTCGGAGGCTTTACGAAATGGTTCAGGAAATCTGAGTAA
- a CDS encoding PaaI family thioesterase, with protein sequence MEKIYFQDYMPGNVCFGCGADNPEGLQIKSYWEGEEAVCIWDSQEKYNGWKNLLNGGILATLVDCHSMGAAMAYAYKSEDRALDTMPEYRYATGTINVRYLKPTPNDKPIELRAQILEMKGRKTIVACQVFCESIQTAECEVVAIRVFDSSQAHGHKNNAFAG encoded by the coding sequence ATGGAAAAAATCTATTTTCAAGACTATATGCCTGGTAATGTTTGTTTTGGCTGTGGGGCCGATAATCCTGAAGGCCTTCAGATCAAAAGTTACTGGGAAGGAGAGGAAGCTGTATGCATTTGGGATAGTCAGGAAAAATACAATGGTTGGAAAAACCTGCTAAATGGTGGGATACTGGCTACTCTGGTAGATTGCCATAGCATGGGAGCCGCAATGGCCTATGCCTATAAATCTGAAGATAGAGCTCTCGATACTATGCCTGAATATCGATATGCCACGGGTACCATCAATGTGCGCTACCTTAAGCCTACCCCGAATGACAAACCCATAGAGTTACGTGCGCAGATATTGGAAATGAAAGGTCGCAAGACGATCGTTGCCTGTCAGGTCTTTTGCGAGAGTATACAAACGGCCGAATGTGAAGTTGTCGCGATACGGGTTTTTGACAGTAGTCAGGCTCACGGGCATAAAAACAATGCTTTTGCAGGTTAG
- a CDS encoding RNA polymerase sigma factor, which produces MLTISTHQVLSIGTIVNAPSRKDYRKLSDEELISLIMDEGKTELFNHLYDRYADKVYRKCISFVKDKDIAKDMVQDVLLKVFTQLNKFKGKSRFSTWLYAITYNYCVEYYRKNNRYTNVDIDDGPDLPSQNDDNESELLSERVDRLKRAMERIAPEDKVILLMKYQDEGSIKELMEHLDISESAVKMRLARARKRVRQIIVDGEKHKN; this is translated from the coding sequence ATGTTAACAATTAGCACTCATCAAGTCCTCAGCATAGGAACTATTGTGAACGCACCTTCTAGAAAAGATTACCGAAAGCTATCAGACGAAGAGCTGATAAGCCTCATCATGGATGAAGGCAAGACGGAGCTCTTCAACCATCTTTATGACAGGTACGCTGACAAAGTCTATCGCAAATGTATCTCTTTCGTAAAAGACAAGGATATAGCGAAAGACATGGTTCAGGACGTCTTGCTCAAAGTTTTTACTCAACTGAATAAATTCAAAGGCAAGAGTCGATTCTCTACCTGGCTTTACGCAATTACCTACAACTACTGCGTAGAGTATTACAGAAAGAACAACCGCTACACGAATGTAGATATAGACGATGGTCCGGATCTACCCAGTCAAAACGACGACAATGAATCCGAGCTACTCAGCGAAAGAGTCGATCGCTTAAAGAGAGCGATGGAAAGAATTGCACCCGAGGATAAGGTCATCCTCCTGATGAAATACCAGGATGAGGGTTCTATCAAAGAATTAATGGAACATCTCGACATTTCAGAAAGCGCAGTGAAGATGAGATTAGCCAGAGCAAGGAAGCGTGTTCGTCAGATCATCGTGGATGGTGAAAAACATAAGAATTAA
- a CDS encoding pyruvate dehydrogenase complex E1 component subunit beta codes for MREIQFREAVREAMQEEMRLDDSVFLMGEEVAQYNGAYKVSQGMLDEFGEKRVIDTPISENGFAGIGVGAAMMGLRPIIEFMTFNFSLVAIDQVINNAAKMYQMSGGQYSVPIVFRGPSQSAGQLAATHSQSFENWFANTPGLKVVSPSTPADGKGLLKSAIRDPNPVLVMESEVMYGNKGPVPEGPEFLIPLDKADIKRAGTDVTIVSFGKMVHVCLDACNELAKDGINAEMIDLRALRPIDYTTVIESVKKTNRCVFVEESWPLTGMATEIAYVLQKRAFDYLDAPVVRVTARDTPLPYSSVLVDTWLPNPKRVIDAVKQVLYQN; via the coding sequence ATGAGAGAAATTCAATTCAGAGAAGCTGTGAGGGAGGCAATGCAGGAAGAAATGCGTTTGGATGATAGCGTATTCCTGATGGGAGAAGAGGTTGCTCAATACAACGGAGCTTACAAAGTAAGCCAGGGGATGTTGGATGAGTTTGGAGAAAAAAGGGTAATAGATACCCCGATATCAGAAAATGGATTTGCAGGAATTGGAGTAGGAGCCGCAATGATGGGTCTCCGTCCGATCATCGAGTTCATGACATTTAACTTTTCATTGGTTGCCATCGATCAGGTAATCAATAATGCCGCAAAAATGTACCAGATGAGTGGTGGGCAATATTCTGTACCGATTGTGTTCAGAGGTCCCAGCCAGTCTGCAGGACAATTGGCAGCAACTCACTCTCAAAGCTTTGAGAACTGGTTTGCAAATACTCCCGGATTGAAAGTTGTTTCTCCCAGCACACCTGCTGACGGAAAAGGACTGCTCAAATCCGCGATACGCGACCCAAATCCTGTATTGGTGATGGAGTCTGAGGTTATGTATGGAAATAAAGGACCTGTACCAGAAGGTCCGGAGTTCCTCATTCCTCTTGACAAAGCGGATATAAAAAGAGCCGGTACGGATGTTACCATCGTTTCTTTTGGAAAAATGGTGCATGTATGTCTGGATGCTTGTAATGAATTGGCCAAAGATGGGATCAATGCAGAAATGATAGATCTTAGGGCTTTGCGTCCAATCGATTATACGACAGTTATAGAATCTGTAAAGAAAACCAACCGTTGTGTCTTCGTTGAAGAGTCCTGGCCGCTGACTGGAATGGCAACTGAAATTGCTTATGTCCTTCAGAAAAGAGCCTTCGATTACCTCGATGCTCCAGTCGTCAGAGTTACTGCAAGAGACACTCCTTTGCCTTACTCTTCAGTACTTGTAGATACCTGGTTACCCAATCCAAAACGAGTGATTGACGCAGTAAAGCAGGTACTTTACCAAAACTAA
- a CDS encoding ABC transporter permease produces the protein MYKIFVAFVKKEFYHILRDRRTLIILFGIPIALVLIFGYTVTNEFKGASIAILDQAHDELSREYMLHLQASGHFEIVGNAYSYEEIEESFKSGEVKMTIVIPPDFGQDFYRGEKTKVQFLADASEPNYASTLINYASQMTRKFQMEKRGNQKRPFQINIESRMIYNPRLESAYNFIPGVVALILMLISAMMTSLTIAREKELGTMDLLLVSPLPPLIIILGKVTPYIILSFLNALMILAMGYFVFDVPIYGNVFLLMGLCILYLTTALALGVLISTKAPTQQAAMMGSLFSLMLPTMLLSGFLFPISSMPALLQAISTIIPATYFIEILKAIMLKGVGMEVIWFPTIILFLMTFFLLGVAWKNFEVVSK, from the coding sequence ATGTACAAGATATTTGTTGCCTTTGTTAAAAAGGAATTCTACCACATCCTCCGAGACAGAAGAACCCTTATCATTCTTTTCGGAATTCCTATAGCGCTGGTGCTCATCTTTGGCTATACAGTTACCAATGAATTTAAAGGAGCTTCTATCGCCATTTTAGATCAGGCACATGATGAGTTGAGTCGTGAATATATGCTGCATCTTCAAGCTTCCGGTCATTTTGAGATTGTAGGCAATGCTTATAGTTATGAAGAGATTGAAGAAAGTTTCAAATCCGGAGAGGTGAAAATGACCATAGTGATTCCCCCTGATTTCGGGCAGGATTTTTACCGGGGAGAAAAGACAAAGGTTCAATTCCTTGCAGATGCTTCTGAACCCAATTATGCTTCTACACTGATCAACTACGCCAGCCAGATGACCCGAAAGTTCCAAATGGAAAAAAGGGGAAATCAGAAAAGACCTTTCCAAATCAACATAGAAAGTCGGATGATCTACAATCCGCGCCTGGAAAGTGCATATAACTTTATTCCGGGTGTAGTGGCGCTGATTCTGATGTTGATTTCGGCTATGATGACTTCTTTGACCATAGCCAGAGAAAAGGAATTAGGAACTATGGATTTATTGCTGGTGAGTCCTTTGCCACCGCTGATCATCATTTTGGGGAAAGTTACCCCCTATATCATCTTGTCTTTTCTTAATGCTCTGATGATCCTGGCAATGGGATACTTTGTCTTTGATGTGCCTATCTATGGCAATGTCTTTTTGCTCATGGGCTTGTGCATCCTGTATCTGACAACAGCCCTTGCACTGGGAGTCCTTATTTCTACCAAGGCCCCAACCCAACAAGCCGCTATGATGGGATCCTTGTTTAGCCTTATGCTACCGACTATGCTTTTGTCGGGATTTCTTTTTCCTATATCCAGTATGCCGGCATTATTGCAAGCCATTTCTACGATCATCCCAGCAACTTATTTCATAGAAATTTTGAAGGCCATCATGCTCAAAGGAGTAGGTATGGAGGTCATCTGGTTTCCAACTATCATTCTCTTTCTGATGACTTTCTTCCTGCTAGGTGTAGCATGGAAAAACTTTGAAGTAGTAAGCAAATAA
- a CDS encoding acyl-CoA dehydrogenase, producing the protein MISTDLTQDASQLSPGALSLLPLLYIAWSDDILTPTEINLIEEFIQDQDWLEKDDKVFLCSRLDPAKPPTPKQVKRWASLIRNNAAQLPAASLKDLASLGKELSKLGGQEGAENFKPESAERALHNAAEMLGLISAESVNEILAAPRPEKVSEEEENITAFDLAEMKAYLDGDQGELKEKLRTLFSDPIFSYDRISEDKSEYRETVFEWMKLLAERGYGALAYPDFAGGKNDMRSYVTVFEMMGHHDISLAIKFGVQFGLFGGSIMGLGTEKHHREYLKDTGSLELAGCFAMTEGGHGSNVRDIETTATYDPSTEEFIIHTPHHYAHKEYIGNAAVHGKMATVFAQLITEGENYGVHAILVPIRDDQGNPMSGVRIMDSGRKLGLNGVDNGRLWFDQVRVPRENLLNRFGEVDADGTYQSPITNEAKRFFTMLGTLVGGRISVPMAGLSAAKSGLAIAIKFAAVRKQFGPAGQAEIPILNYRTHQRRLMPLLANAFAYHFAHQGMAHRYVNASEEEGREIEALAAGLKALSTWNTTATLQECREACGGAGYLWANRFADMKADTDIFTTFEGDNTVLMQLVAKSRLSDFKNEFNSMNLFNMVNFFAGKAFDALADKNPIAVRKTGKKHLRDSEWHLDMFKDRESSLVMSAARRLKHRLDQGMNSYDAFIEVQTHLVTMAEAYIDRVVLEYFIEEVKNYPEAAGKKVLKKLCALYALNILEKNILFYMTHDYLSDAKANAIRYQVERLCLRLRKHAVALVDAFGIPDEMLAAPIAINYGGTYK; encoded by the coding sequence ATGATAAGTACCGATTTAACCCAAGACGCATCTCAGCTAAGTCCCGGAGCATTATCTCTCCTTCCTTTGTTATACATCGCCTGGTCCGATGATATTTTGACTCCTACGGAGATCAATTTGATTGAAGAATTCATCCAGGATCAGGATTGGTTAGAGAAAGATGACAAGGTTTTTCTTTGCTCTCGTTTAGATCCAGCCAAACCTCCGACTCCCAAGCAGGTGAAAAGATGGGCCAGTCTGATCCGAAACAATGCGGCACAATTGCCCGCCGCTTCTTTGAAGGATTTGGCTAGTCTGGGAAAAGAGCTTTCAAAATTGGGAGGGCAGGAAGGTGCCGAGAACTTCAAGCCAGAATCTGCAGAACGTGCTTTACACAATGCAGCAGAAATGCTCGGACTTATCAGCGCTGAATCGGTCAATGAAATATTAGCTGCTCCCCGTCCAGAGAAGGTTTCAGAAGAAGAAGAAAATATTACTGCATTCGATCTGGCGGAAATGAAAGCTTACCTGGATGGTGATCAGGGCGAACTGAAAGAGAAGCTGAGAACGCTATTTTCTGATCCTATATTTTCCTACGACAGGATAAGTGAAGATAAATCTGAATATAGAGAGACGGTATTTGAGTGGATGAAATTATTGGCGGAAAGGGGCTATGGTGCTTTGGCCTATCCGGATTTTGCAGGAGGTAAAAACGATATGCGTTCTTACGTAACCGTATTTGAGATGATGGGACACCATGACATTAGTCTGGCCATCAAATTTGGGGTGCAGTTTGGCTTATTTGGGGGAAGTATTATGGGGCTCGGTACCGAGAAGCATCATAGAGAATACCTAAAAGATACAGGTTCTCTGGAACTGGCAGGCTGTTTTGCTATGACGGAAGGAGGACATGGTTCCAATGTTCGGGATATTGAGACAACCGCAACTTATGATCCTTCAACCGAAGAATTTATCATACATACTCCTCATCACTATGCCCACAAAGAATATATAGGAAATGCTGCGGTACATGGAAAAATGGCTACCGTTTTTGCCCAATTGATCACGGAAGGAGAAAATTATGGAGTGCATGCGATCCTTGTGCCTATCCGTGATGATCAGGGAAATCCTATGTCTGGGGTTAGGATTATGGATAGTGGACGAAAGCTGGGATTGAATGGAGTAGATAATGGCCGCCTTTGGTTTGATCAGGTGAGAGTCCCCCGGGAAAATTTGCTCAATCGATTTGGAGAAGTTGATGCAGATGGAACTTATCAGAGTCCTATTACCAATGAAGCCAAGCGCTTCTTCACGATGCTGGGAACCCTTGTAGGGGGTAGGATCAGTGTACCCATGGCGGGTTTGAGTGCTGCAAAGTCTGGACTGGCAATCGCGATCAAGTTTGCGGCTGTTCGTAAGCAGTTTGGTCCCGCTGGTCAGGCAGAGATTCCAATTCTAAACTATAGAACGCATCAAAGGCGACTGATGCCTCTCCTTGCAAATGCTTTTGCCTATCACTTTGCGCATCAGGGAATGGCGCATCGATATGTGAATGCCTCAGAAGAGGAAGGAAGAGAAATAGAGGCACTGGCGGCAGGACTAAAAGCACTCAGTACCTGGAATACCACAGCTACCCTGCAAGAGTGCAGAGAGGCTTGTGGAGGTGCAGGATACCTCTGGGCCAATAGATTTGCCGATATGAAAGCAGATACGGATATCTTCACCACCTTTGAAGGAGACAATACCGTACTCATGCAATTGGTGGCCAAATCACGTCTTTCGGATTTCAAGAATGAGTTCAACTCGATGAATCTCTTCAATATGGTCAACTTCTTTGCGGGTAAAGCCTTCGACGCTTTGGCTGACAAAAATCCGATCGCTGTTCGAAAAACAGGCAAAAAACATCTGAGAGATTCAGAATGGCACCTGGATATGTTTAAAGACCGTGAGAGTAGTCTGGTGATGTCTGCTGCGCGCAGGCTCAAGCATCGATTGGATCAGGGCATGAATTCCTATGATGCCTTTATTGAAGTACAAACCCATTTGGTTACAATGGCGGAAGCTTATATAGACAGGGTGGTGCTTGAGTACTTTATCGAAGAAGTGAAAAATTATCCGGAAGCAGCAGGTAAAAAGGTATTGAAAAAACTTTGTGCTTTGTATGCACTGAATATCCTGGAAAAGAACATCCTGTTTTACATGACCCATGATTACCTGTCCGATGCAAAAGCAAATGCCATTCGCTATCAGGTAGAGCGGCTTTGTCTCCGTTTACGGAAACATGCGGTTGCCTTGGTGGATGCTTTCGGAATACCTGATGAGATGCTGGCTGCTCCTATCGCAATTAATTATGGGGGAACCTATAAATAG
- a CDS encoding mechanosensitive ion channel translates to MNLLESLTNSFNTVFEQLSAGLFRLIPATLILLLGWLISKIAASVTSRVLTRLGLEKLGDKLNATAAFKDSGIKLKPVVIIKKFVYWTLMLIFVLSATEFLGLEILTQQIAKLIAFIPDLLTAFIILAVGFYLAGAVRELVANACKSFGISAWKFISGIVFFLLMMVVVVTAFGQIGIDVAVLTTNEYIILGGLLLGFAIAYGHAARPVLANILSSFYAPNNFKIGQNIELDNIKGSISRMDNISITIDTGDKEVIFPLSRLMEGKVTIYKQ, encoded by the coding sequence ATGAATTTACTTGAATCACTAACGAACTCCTTTAACACTGTCTTTGAACAACTTAGCGCTGGTTTATTTAGATTAATCCCTGCTACCCTTATCCTTCTACTTGGCTGGCTGATCTCCAAAATCGCTGCTTCGGTAACTTCCAGAGTACTCACTCGACTGGGACTGGAAAAATTAGGGGACAAACTAAATGCTACTGCAGCATTTAAGGACTCTGGCATAAAATTAAAGCCGGTAGTGATCATCAAGAAATTTGTCTACTGGACCCTCATGCTGATCTTTGTGCTCAGTGCAACTGAATTTTTGGGTCTGGAGATTCTTACCCAGCAAATCGCCAAACTGATCGCCTTCATTCCCGATCTCCTTACTGCATTTATCATATTAGCCGTTGGTTTCTATCTGGCTGGCGCAGTCCGCGAGTTGGTAGCCAATGCCTGCAAATCCTTCGGAATATCTGCCTGGAAATTTATCAGTGGCATTGTCTTCTTCCTCCTGATGATGGTGGTCGTAGTAACGGCCTTTGGACAAATCGGCATTGATGTCGCGGTCCTAACAACAAACGAATACATCATTTTGGGTGGCTTGCTACTCGGCTTTGCCATCGCCTACGGACATGCTGCTCGTCCTGTTCTCGCCAATATCCTCAGCAGTTTTTATGCGCCTAACAATTTCAAAATAGGGCAGAATATCGAACTGGATAATATAAAAGGAAGCATCTCCCGCATGGATAATATCTCCATCACCATCGATACCGGAGATAAAGAAGTCATATTTCCTTTGAGCAGATTGATGGAAGGGAAGGTTACGATCTATAAGCAATAA
- a CDS encoding ABC transporter permease, with translation MKRLLFIIQKEFIQIFRNKAILPLITVAPIMQLILLSYAASNEVKNVNLAIVDQDLSSYSRRLVNKIRISDRFSIIDASYTESHVLALMESGEVDIILQFPPNFETEFLKGEDISLRIQVNAINGQGATIGFSYLNNIIQSFNQEIQGEVKGMPRKIKQGGIEIEHSYWYNSELNFQHFMVPGILGELVTILVMLLTAMNVVREREIGTIEQINVTPIRNWQFILGKMVPFLIIGMVLLTVGLIAGKLIFDVPMRGNLALVFAFCALNLTAVLGLGLFISNLVDTQQQAMFVAFFFVIIFILMSGLFTPIESMPEWAQYLTLPNPIAHFVEVMRKVLLKGSDFADVMFNFRATVVLSIVFNTLAVMSYRKVD, from the coding sequence ATGAAACGACTCTTATTTATCATACAAAAGGAGTTTATCCAGATATTCAGAAACAAGGCCATTTTACCGCTGATTACAGTTGCTCCTATTATGCAATTGATTCTGCTGTCCTATGCTGCCAGCAATGAGGTAAAAAATGTCAATCTTGCCATCGTGGATCAGGACCTTTCTTCTTATTCGAGGAGATTGGTCAACAAGATTCGGATTTCAGATCGCTTCAGTATTATCGATGCCAGTTATACAGAATCTCATGTATTGGCTTTGATGGAGAGTGGGGAAGTAGACATCATTCTGCAATTTCCTCCAAATTTTGAAACAGAATTTCTCAAAGGAGAAGATATTTCTCTCCGCATCCAGGTCAATGCCATTAATGGGCAGGGAGCTACGATTGGCTTCTCCTACCTAAATAATATCATCCAATCCTTTAATCAGGAAATACAGGGAGAGGTGAAAGGTATGCCCAGGAAGATTAAGCAGGGAGGAATAGAAATCGAGCATTCCTATTGGTACAATTCGGAGCTTAACTTCCAACACTTTATGGTTCCGGGGATTTTGGGTGAATTGGTAACCATACTGGTCATGTTGTTGACGGCTATGAATGTAGTCAGAGAACGGGAGATCGGGACTATCGAACAGATCAATGTTACACCCATCCGGAACTGGCAATTTATTTTGGGGAAAATGGTCCCCTTTCTGATTATCGGAATGGTCCTCCTGACAGTAGGTTTGATCGCGGGTAAACTTATTTTTGACGTACCCATGCGAGGCAATCTGGCTTTGGTATTTGCCTTCTGTGCGCTCAATCTTACAGCTGTCCTGGGACTGGGGCTCTTTATCTCTAATTTGGTAGATACCCAGCAACAGGCCATGTTCGTAGCCTTCTTTTTCGTAATAATCTTTATCCTGATGAGCGGACTCTTCACGCCTATCGAAAGTATGCCTGAATGGGCCCAATACCTGACCCTCCCCAATCCTATTGCTCATTTTGTGGAGGTGATGCGGAAAGTTTTGCTGAAAGGCAGCGATTTCGCAGACGTAATGTTCAATTTCCGCGCAACAGTGGTCTTGAGCATAGTCTTCAATACCCTGGCAGTGATGTCATATAGGAAGGTGGATTGA
- a CDS encoding RidA family protein, which translates to MKEIIETSNAPAPIGPYSQAVKVGNMYFLSGQIAIDPATGNMITDNLEAETHQVMKNIGAILTDQGLDYSHIVKTSIFLQSMGDFGEVNGIYGSYFSSDFPARETVEVAGLPKGVNVEISVIAVKG; encoded by the coding sequence GTGAAAGAAATTATAGAAACCTCAAATGCACCTGCTCCCATCGGCCCCTATAGCCAGGCTGTGAAAGTAGGGAATATGTATTTCCTCTCCGGTCAGATAGCCATCGACCCTGCAACAGGAAATATGATCACTGACAATCTGGAAGCCGAGACTCATCAGGTAATGAAAAATATTGGTGCCATACTGACTGATCAGGGATTGGATTATAGCCATATTGTAAAGACGAGTATCTTCTTGCAGAGCATGGGAGATTTTGGAGAAGTGAATGGAATCTATGGTTCTTATTTTAGCTCAGACTTCCCGGCCAGAGAGACTGTAGAAGTAGCGGGCTTGCCAAAAGGAGTGAATGTTGAGATCTCTGTAATTGCGGTTAAAGGTTAG